A region from the Osmerus eperlanus chromosome 11, fOsmEpe2.1, whole genome shotgun sequence genome encodes:
- the LOC134029371 gene encoding olfactory receptor 2AT4-like, giving the protein MSQGNYSVVSDFFIVGFPGLLPEYFSLASSVLFFVYLCTLFGNSLILVLFATDRALHKPMYFIYINLVVSDILFSTTTLPKIIAKYWFQAGAISFTACFIQMYFVHYFGSVNSLILFLMALDRYLAICYPLRYPSIMKNSTILIISITSWVLAKVGPLMMVIRAYPLPYCSSNRIIQCYCDHISITELACTSRLPYSIPAFINAMIYLLAPLVFIAFSYSSIIVAVLRIRSTQGRNKTLSTCSAQLIIIALYYVPRCFVYLASNVGIKFSTDVRILIIMLYSLIPPMINPLIYCFRTRDIRESLTKRFKRSKSTQTGNISSVCNS; this is encoded by the coding sequence ATGTCCCAAGGAAATTACAGTGTTGTGAGTGATTTTTTTATTGTTGGTTTTCCTGGACTTCTCCCTGAGTACTTCAGCCTTGCCTCATCTGTTTTATTCTTTGTTTATCTATGTACATTATTTGGAAACAGCCTTATTCTTGTCTTATTTGCAACTGATCGAGCCCTCCATAAAcctatgtattttatttatataaattTAGTTGTGTCTGACATTCTCTTCAGCACAACCACTTTACCAAAGATTATCGCCAAATATTGGTTTCAAGCAGGAGCCATATCATTCACAGCTTGTTTTATCCAGATGTACTTCGTACACTATTTCGGTTCAGTAAACTCCTTAATTCTATTCCTCATGGCTTTAGATCGCTATTTGGCCATCTGTTACCCACTTAGATACCCAAGTATAATGAAAAACTCCACCATTCTCATCATTAGTATCACTTCATGGGTTTTGGCTAAAGTTGGTCCTTTAATGATGGTGATCAGAGCCTATCCTCTTCCATACTGCTCCTCCAACAGAATCATACAGTGCTACTGTGATCACATCTCTATAACAGAGCTTGCCTGCACCAGTAGACTCCCTTATAGTATTCCTGCTTTTATCAATGCTATGATTTATCTGCTTGCGCCTCTGGTCTTCATAGCATTCTCCTACAGCTCTATTATTGTGGCAGTTCTAAGGATCCGAAGCACCCAAGGACGTAACAAAACCCTTTCCACCTGCAGTGCTCAGCTGATCATCATTGCCCTTTATTATGTACCCAGGTGTTTTGTTTATCTGGCCAGCAATGTTGGAATTAAATTCAGCACTGATGTACGTATCTTAATCATCATGTTGTATAGTCTGATTCCTCCTATGATAAACCCACTTATATATTGTTTTAGGACTAGAGACATTAGAGAGTCTTTAACAAAAAGGTTCAAGAGGTCAAAATCTACACAAACAGGTAATATCTCTTCTGTATGCAACTCCTGA
- the LOC134029372 gene encoding olfactory receptor 2AT4-like, whose protein sequence is MPQGNDSVVSEFFIVGFPGLLPEYYSLASSVLFFVYLCTLVGNSLILVLIATDRALHKPMYFIYINLVVSDILFSTTTLPKIIAKYWFQAGAISFTACFIQMYFVHYFGSVNSLILFLMALDRYLAICYPLRYPSIMNNSTILIISITSWVLAKVGPLMIVIRAYPLPYCSSNRIIQCYCDHISITELACTSRAPYSIPAFIMAMIYLLAPLVFIAFSYSSIIVAVLRIRSTQGRNKTLSTCSAQLIIIALYYVPRCFVYLASNVGLKFSTDVRILIIMLYSLIPPMINPLIYCFRTRDIRESLIKRFKRSTSPQAGIISVVCNS, encoded by the coding sequence ATGCCCCAAGGAAATGACAGTGTTGTGAGTGAGTTTTTCATTGTTGGTTTTCCTGGACTTCTTCCTGAGTACTACAGCCTTGCCTCATCTGTTTTATTCTTTGTTTATCTATGTACATTAGTTGGAAACAGCCTTATTCTTGTCTTAATTGCAACTGATCGAGCCCTCCATAAAcctatgtattttatttatataaattTAGTTGTGTCTGACATTCTCTTCAGCACAACCACTTTACCAAAGATTATCGCCAAATATTGGTTTCAAGCAGGAGCCATATCATTCACAGCTTGTTTTATCCAGATGTACTTTGTACACTATTTTGGTTCGGTAAACTCCTTAATTCTATTCCTCATGGCTTTAGATCGCTATTTGGCCATCTGTTACCCACTTAGATACCCAAGTATAATGAACAACTCCACCATTCTCATCATTAGTATCACTTCATGGGTTTTGGCTAAAGTTGGTCCTTTAATGATTGTGATCAGAGCCTATCCTCTTCCATACTGCTCCTCCAACAGAATCATACAGTGCTACTGTGATCACATCTCTATAACAGAGCTTGCCTGCACCAGTAGAGCCCCTTATAGTATTCCTGCTTTTATCATGGCTATGATTTATCTGCTTGCGCCTCTGGTCTTCATAGCATTCTCCTACAGCTCTATTATTGTGGCAGTTCTAAGGATCCGAAGCACCCAAGGACGTAACAAAACCCTTTCCACCTGCAGTGCTCAGCTGATCATCATTGCCCTTTATTATGTACCCAGGTGTTTTGTTTATCTGGCCAGCAATGTTGGACTTAAATTCAGCACTGATGTACGTATCTTAATCATAATGTTGTATAGTCTGATTCCTCCTATGATAAACCCACTTATATATTGTTTTAGGACTAGAGACATTAGAGAGTCTTTAATAAAAAGGTTCAAGAGGTCAACATCTCCACAAGCAGGTATTATCTCTGTTGTATGCAACTCCTGA
- the LOC134029373 gene encoding olfactory receptor 2AT4-like, which produces MPQGNYSVVRDFLIVGFPGLLPEYYSLVSSVLVFVYLCTLVGNSLILVLFATDRALYKPMYFIYINLVVSDILFSTTTLPKIIAKYWFQAGAISFTDCFIQMYFVHYLGTVNSLILFVMAFDRYLAICYPLRYPSIMNNSTILIISITPWVLSQVGPLMMVIRAYPLPYCSSNRIIQCYCDHISITELACTSRAPYSIPAFIIAMIYLLAPLVFIAFSYSSIIVAVLRIRSTQGRNKTLSTCSAQLIIIALYYVPRCFVYLASNVGLKFSTDVRILIIMLYSLIPPMINPLIYCFRTRDIRESLTKRFKRSKSTQKGNISSVCNS; this is translated from the coding sequence ATGCCCCAAGGAAATTACAGTGTTGTGAGGGATTTTTTAATTGTTGGTTTTCCTGGACTTCTCCCTGAGTACTACAGCCTTGTCTCATCTGTTTTAGTCTTTGTTTATCTATGTACATTAGTTGGAAACAGCCTTATTCTTGTCTTATTTGCAACTGATCGAGCCCTCTATAAAcctatgtattttatttatataaattTAGTTGTGTCTGACATTCTCTTCAGCACAACCACTTTACCAAAGATTATCGCCAAATATTGGTTTCAAGCAGGAGCCATATCGTTCACAGATTGTTTTATCCAGATGTACTTTGTACATTATTTAGGTACCGTAAACTCCTTAATTCTATTCGTCATGGCTTTTGATCGCTATTTGGCCATCTGTTACCCACTTAGATACCCAAGTATAATGAATAACTCCACCATTCTCATCATTAGTATCACACCATGGGTTTTGTCTCAAGTTGGCCCTTTAATGATGGTGATCAGAGCCTATCCTCTTCCATACTGCTCCTCCAACAGAATCATACAGTGCTACTGTGATCACATCTCTATAACAGAGCTTGCCTGCACCAGTAGAGCCCCTTATAGTATTCCTGCTTTTATCATAGCTATGATTTATCTGCTTGCGCCTCTGGTCTTCATAGCATTCTCCTACAGCTCTATTATTGTGGCAGTTCTAAGGATCCGAAGCACCCAAGGACGTAACAAAACCCTTTCCACCTGCAGTGCTCAGCTGATCATCATTGCCCTTTATTATGTACCCAGGTGTTTTGTTTATCTGGCCAGCAATGTTGGACTTAAATTCAGCACTGATGTACGTATCTTAATCATAATGTTGTATAGTCTGATTCCTCCTATGATAAACCCACTTATATATTGTTTTAGGACTAGAGACATTAGAGAGTCTTTAACAAAAAGGTTCAAGAGGTCAAAATCTACACAAAAAGGTAATATCTCTTCTGTATGCAACTCCTGA
- the LOC134029374 gene encoding olfactory receptor 2AT4-like, producing the protein MSQGNDSVVSEFFIVGFPGLLPEYYSLASSVLFFVYLCTFVGNSLIIVLIATDRALHKPMYFIYINLVVSDILFSTTTLPKIIAKYWFQAGAISFTACFIQMYFVHYFGSVNSLILFLMALDRYLAICYPLRYPSIMNNSTILIISITSWVLAKAGALNIVIRAYPLPYCSSNRIIQCYCDHISITELACTSRAPYSIPAFIVAMIYLLAPLVFIAFSYSSIIVAVLRIRSTQGRNKTLSTCSAQLIIIALYYVPRCFVYLASNVGLKFSTDVRILTIMLYSLIPPMINPLIYCFRTRDIRESLIKRFKRSTSPQAGNISIVCNS; encoded by the coding sequence ATGTCCCAAGGAAATGACAGTGTTGTGAGTGAGTTTTTCATTGTTGGTTTTCCTGGACTTCTTCCTGAGTACTACAGCCTTGCCTCATCTGTTTTATTCTTTGTTTATCTATGTACATTCGTTGGAAACAGCCTTATTATTGTCTTAATTGCAACTGATCGAGCCCTCCATAAAcctatgtattttatttatataaattTAGTTGTGTCTGACATTCTCTTCAGCACAACCACTTTACCAAAGATTATCGCCAAATATTGGTTTCAAGCAGGAGCCATATCATTTACAGCTTGTTTTATCCAGATGTACTTTGTACACTATTTCGGTTCGGTAAACTCCTTAATTCTATTCCTCATGGCTTTAGATCGCTATTTGGCCATCTGTTACCCACTTAGATACCCAAGTATAATGAACAACTCCACCATTCTCATCATTAGTATCACTTCATGGGTTTTGGCTAAAGCTGGCGCTTTAAATATTGTGATCAGAGCCTATCCTCTTCCATACTGCTCCTCCAACAGAATCATACAGTGCTACTGTGATCACATCTCTATAACAGAGCTTGCCTGCACCAGTAGAGCCCCTTATAGTATTCCTGCTTTTATTGTAGCTATGATTTATCTGCTTGCGCCTCTGGTCTTCATAGCATTCTCCTACAGCTCTATTATTGTGGCAGTTCTAAGGATCCGAAGCACCCAAGGACGTAACAAAACTCTTTCCACCTGCAGTGCTCAGCTGATCATCATTGCCCTTTATTATGTACCCAGGTGTTTTGTTTATCTGGCCAGCAATGTTGGACTTAAATTCAGCACTGATGTACGTATCTTAACCATCATGTTGTATAGTCTGATTCCTCCTATGATAAACCCACTTATATATTGTTTTAGGACTAGAGACATTAGAGAGTCTTTAATAAAAAGGTTCAAGAGGTCAACATCTCCACAAGCAGGTAATATCTCTATTGTATGCAACTCCTGA
- the LOC134029377 gene encoding olfactory receptor 13C3-like, translating to MVQEIIITGLDGVPYTKLVGAAILFVLLLILFGSFTNIAIIVFNRPLHSPMYFLICTLAMIDIIYTSSMSTTMLNVLLGEERRVPFSLCMYQHFFFHLGTVMEPLTITLMAFDRLIAISYPLKYNTILTNRNIFLLIVTVWTGGCTCLIVVSYIRIVYAVVKMSSSTDRQKTCSTCISHITRFETA from the exons ATGGTTCAAGAAATCATAATTACAGGACTGGATGGTGTGCCATACACCAAGTTGGTTGGGGCAGCTATTCTGTTTGTTCTTCTTCTTATTCTGTTTGGAAGTTTTACCAACATTGCTATAATTGTGTTCAACAGGCCATTGCATTCTCCAATGTACTTTTTGATTTGTACATTGGCAATGATTGACATTATCTACACAAGCAGCATGAGTACTACTATGCTTAATGTCCTccttggagaggagaggagagtaccgTTTTCTCTTTGCATGTACCAGCACTTCTTTTTTCATTTAGGAACTGTTATGGAGCCCCTCACCATTACTCTGATGGCTTTTGACCGACTAATAGCCATCTCATATCCTCTGAAATATAACACTATCTTAACTAATAGAAATATATTTCTGCTTATAGTAACCGTATGGACAGGTGGTTGCACATG TCTCATTGTTGTCTCATACATACGAATAGTTTATGCAGTGGTGAAAATGTCATCTTCTACAGATAGACAAAAAACATGTAGTACCTGTATTTCTCATATTACA AGATTCGAAACCGCCTGa